A genomic window from Magnetococcus sp. PR-3 includes:
- a CDS encoding rubredoxin — MKKWVCNACGFEYDEAEGMPDDGIAPGTKWEDVPEDWVCPDCGVGKDEFDMEEA; from the coding sequence ATGAAAAAATGGGTTTGCAATGCCTGTGGATTTGAATATGACGAGGCCGAAGGTATGCCGGATGATGGTATTGCTCCAGGCACCAAATGGGAGGATGTGCCCGAAGATTGGGTCTGTCCTGACTGCGGCGTAGGTAAAGATGAATTTGATATGGAAGAGGCCTGA